A window of Leclercia adecarboxylata contains these coding sequences:
- the ridA gene encoding 2-iminobutanoate/2-iminopropanoate deaminase, whose product MTKVLATENAPAAIGPYVQGVDLGSMIITSGQIPVNPKTGEVPEDVSAQTRQSLENVKAIVETAGLKVGDIVKTTVFVKDLNDFATVNATYEAFFTENNAGFPARSCVEVARLPKDVKIEIEAIAVRR is encoded by the coding sequence ATGACCAAAGTACTCGCGACGGAAAATGCACCTGCAGCTATCGGCCCATACGTTCAGGGTGTTGATCTTGGCAGCATGATCATCACCTCCGGCCAGATCCCGGTAAACCCAAAAACCGGTGAAGTGCCGGAAGACGTCTCCGCTCAGACGCGTCAGTCGCTGGAAAACGTCAAAGCGATCGTTGAAACCGCTGGCCTGAAAGTGGGCGATATCGTTAAAACGACGGTGTTCGTCAAAGATCTCAACGATTTCGCCACCGTTAACGCTACCTACGAAGCCTTCTTCACCGAGAATAATGCGGGCTTCCCGGCGCGCTCCTGCGTGGAAGTGGCGCGTCTGCCCAAAGACGTGAAAATCGAAATCGAAGCGATTGCCGTGCGCCGCTAA
- the pyrI gene encoding aspartate carbamoyltransferase regulatory subunit: MTHDNKLQVEAIKRGTVIDHIPAQVGFKLLTLFKLTETDQRITIGLNLPSGEMGRKDLIKIENTFLTDEQVNQLSLYAPEATVNRIDDYEVVGKSRPSLPERIERVLVCPNSNCISHAEPVNSSFAVKKRANDIALKCKYCEKEFSHNVVLAN; this comes from the coding sequence ATGACACACGATAACAAACTCCAGGTCGAAGCCATCAAACGCGGCACCGTAATTGACCACATCCCTGCGCAGGTGGGCTTTAAGCTGCTGACCCTGTTCAAACTGACCGAAACCGACCAGCGCATCACCATCGGTCTGAACCTGCCTTCCGGCGAGATGGGCCGTAAAGACCTGATTAAAATCGAGAACACCTTCCTGACCGACGAGCAGGTTAACCAGCTGTCGCTGTATGCCCCGGAAGCGACCGTCAACCGTATCGACGACTACGAAGTGGTGGGTAAATCCCGTCCGAGCTTGCCGGAGCGCATTGAGCGCGTGCTGGTCTGCCCGAACAGCAACTGCATCAGCCATGCTGAGCCGGTAAACTCCAGTTTTGCAGTGAAAAAACGCGCCAATGACATCGCACTTAAATGCAAATACTGTGAAAAAGAGTTTTCACATAATGTGGTGCTGGCCAACTAA